Sequence from the Stenotrophomonas sp. 364 genome:
CCGCGTCTTCCGCATCCGCTGATCGCGTAGAGCCGGGCTCTGCCCGGCTATCCGGGATCTCCACCACCCACGTAGAGCCGGGCTCTGCCCGGCTATCCGGGATCTCCACCACCCCACGTAGAGCCGGGCTCTGCCCGGCTATCCGGGATCTCCACCACCCCACGTAGAGCCGGGCTCTGCCCGGCTGCTCCAGATTTCGGCAAGCCGGGCAGAGCCCGGCTCTACGCGATCCCGCCCCGCGCGGTACGTCGCCTTTCCCCCGGCACACACCCCCCGCATCGGTGCGAAAATACCCGTGATTCCCACGGAGTACCCCGATGACCCGTACCGCTCTGATTACTGGCGCCACCTCCGGCTTTGGCGCTGCCGCCGTCCATCGTTTCGCCCAGGCTGGCTGGCGCGTCATCGCCACCGGCCGCCGTGCTGAACGGCTGCAGCCGCTGGTCGACGCCTACGGTCCCGAGCGCGTACATGCGGCCGTCTTCGACGTGCGCGACAGCGCCGCCATGGAGGCCGCGCTGGCCGCCCTGCCGGCCGACTTCGCCGCCATCGACCTGCTGGTCAACAACGCCGGCCTCGCCCAGGGCACCGCCCCGGCGCAGAGCGCCTCGCTGGACGACTGGCGCACCATGATCGACACCAACGTCACCGCGCTGGTCACCCTGACCCACCGCCTGCTGCCGCAGTTGGTGGAGCGCAAGGGCGCCATCATCAACATCAGCTCGGTGGCCGGCGTGTACCCGTACCCGGGCGGCAACGCCTACGGTGGCACCAAAGCCTTCGTCAGCCAGTTCTCGCTCGGCCTGCGCGCCGACCTGCACGGCACCGGCGTGCGCGTCACCACCATCGAGCCGGGCATGGCCGAAACCGAGTTCACCCTGGTGCGCAC
This genomic interval carries:
- a CDS encoding SDR family NAD(P)-dependent oxidoreductase translates to MTRTALITGATSGFGAAAVHRFAQAGWRVIATGRRAERLQPLVDAYGPERVHAAVFDVRDSAAMEAALAALPADFAAIDLLVNNAGLAQGTAPAQSASLDDWRTMIDTNVTALVTLTHRLLPQLVERKGAIINISSVAGVYPYPGGNAYGGTKAFVSQFSLGLRADLHGTGVRVTTIEPGMAETEFTLVRTHGNQAASDTLYTGANPMTADDIAEQIFWVANLPAHLNINRLELMPVSQSFAGFQVARD